CGCGGCACGTTGGTGATATCCGGTGAGCGCCGTGACGAGCGCGCTGAGCAGACCGAAGGGCGCACCCTGCGCGAGGTCCGCTACGGCAAGTTCCGTCGCACCTTCACCCTGCCCACCCACGTGACGGGTGACGCGATCACGGCGAGCTACGACGCGGGCATCCTGACCGTCAAGGTCGCCGGTGCCCACGCCAACGCCGAGGCACAGAAAATCGAGATCACCAAGTAGTCAGCCAGACGAGAGGCCCGCGCTATCCGGCGCGGGCCTCTCGCTTCATGGCTTCGCGCGCCAGCATTCGGTCACGCTGCTCTTCGAACTTAACCACTTGGAGCTTAAGGTCTTCCACGTATGCGGCGAGTTGCTCGCGGCGCTGCTCGCCCTTGGCGCTGAAATCGTTGCGCTCGAAAATCCGCCACTTGCGCAGGTTCGGCGTCACCACCTCTTCGAGGTGCTGGCGCGGGTCATAGATGCCGTGCTTGGCCATCAGCACGCCATTACGGCGGAAGTTGGGCATGCCCTGGCCCGGCATCCGAAAGTTCTCGATCACCGCACCGATCGCCTCGATAGCCTGATCCGGCACCAGATCCAGTGCGGCACTGCACATATTGCGATAGAAGATCATGTGCAGGTTCTCGTCGGCCGCGACGCGCTGCAACATCCGGTCGGCAACAGGGTCGTCGCACACCTTGCCCGTATTGCGATGGCTGACGCGGGTCGCCAGTTCCTGCAGCGTGGTGTAAGCCACCGACAACAAGAAGTCGGTCTTGTGCACCGACTCTTCCTCGTCGGTCGCGTCGAACCCGGCGGTCATGTGCTCCATGCGGGCGCGCTCCAACGCCACAGGGTCCACGCCACGCGTCACGACGAGATAGTCGCGGATGACGATGCCGTGCCGGTTTTCCTCGGCGGTCCAACGACCCACCCAAGTACCCCAAGCACCGTCTAGACCGAAGAACTTGGCGGCCTGCCGGTGATACGAGGGCAGATTGTCCTCGGTGAGCAAATTGGTGATCATCGCCGCCTTGGCGACCTCGCTCAGCTGTGACTGCTCGGGATCCCAATCCTCGCCGCCCATCGCCGCGAAGTTCCTACCCCGATCCCAGGGAACGTAGTCGTGTGGATGCCACTCCGTGGTCACGGACAAATGCCGGTTGACGTTGGCCTCAGCAATCGGCTCTAGCTCGCTGAGCATCTCGAGGTCAGTCAGCTCTCTCGGCATTTCACCTTGTCTTTCACATTGACACCCCGAGCCCAGAGACAGGTTAACTTACCTGAGCAATCCTTTTCGCTGACTCACCTGCGGCAAGTGGTTACAGGCAACTTTCACCCCGGCCGCACGACCGGACGGGCCATCACGCCCGCTTCGGCCCCCGCAACTGGGCAACGGCACGTGACAGACCCGAT
The nucleotide sequence above comes from Mycobacteroides saopaulense. Encoded proteins:
- a CDS encoding acyl-ACP desaturase, whose product is MPRELTDLEMLSELEPIAEANVNRHLSVTTEWHPHDYVPWDRGRNFAAMGGEDWDPEQSQLSEVAKAAMITNLLTEDNLPSYHRQAAKFFGLDGAWGTWVGRWTAEENRHGIVIRDYLVVTRGVDPVALERARMEHMTAGFDATDEEESVHKTDFLLSVAYTTLQELATRVSHRNTGKVCDDPVADRMLQRVAADENLHMIFYRNMCSAALDLVPDQAIEAIGAVIENFRMPGQGMPNFRRNGVLMAKHGIYDPRQHLEEVVTPNLRKWRIFERNDFSAKGEQRREQLAAYVEDLKLQVVKFEEQRDRMLAREAMKREARAG
- a CDS encoding Hsp20/alpha crystallin family protein, translating into MSNLVWTRRSPFAEFDALVRQSFGPATSWPTPGFVPAAEVVKDGDDALVRVDLPGVDVDKDVTVEVERGTLVISGERRDERAEQTEGRTLREVRYGKFRRTFTLPTHVTGDAITASYDAGILTVKVAGAHANAEAQKIEITK